One segment of Anguilla anguilla isolate fAngAng1 chromosome 1, fAngAng1.pri, whole genome shotgun sequence DNA contains the following:
- the LOC118224959 gene encoding neuronal acetylcholine receptor subunit alpha-7-like isoform X1 translates to MHLCVSEDLNQGGFKSSIPFFLTPIHIQGNMWLSVVLLLFGLSALVQVSVQGPHQRYLLKELLKDYNRMERPVANDSLPLTVNFSMILAQIMDVDEKNQVLTTNLWLQMHWYDHYLQWNQSEYPGVKNLRFTTDQVWTPDILLYNSAHDKFDSTFKTNVLVNSSGFCQYLPPGIFMSTCNVDVRWFPFDIQRCELKFGSWTFDGWSLDLQMSEADTSGYMPNGEWDLVGVPGNRNVVYYECCKEPYLDVTFIVTIRRRTLYYALNLLIPCVLLSSMTLLIFLLPANSGEKISLGITVLLSLTVFMLLVAEIMPATSDSIPLIGQYFASTMIIVGMSVVATVVVLQYHHHDPNGGNMPKWVQLVLLHWVAWFLRMKRPGERGEPSHTPCAPHLRRCSSGSQNRSLPNPTDRSLHSQNLTPLKAGLSYLGHTHNSLPHLHAQTSANNNSNLLYIGFPSLEDPPLIADHAHRTSTISRKGGSGGLAGSPPPPSPNLDAMGCSSTVSSGFGPAVGGGYLGASHPGLGDPQLQAILEEVRFMADRFREQDESGVMADQWKFAAAVIDRLCLVAFSVFNIICTISILMSAPNFVEAMSKDFI, encoded by the exons atGCACTTGTGCGTGTCAGAGGATCTGAATCAAGGGGGGTTCAAATCAAGCATTCCGTTCTTTCTCACACCCATTCACATCCAAGGAAATATGTGGCTATCGGTGGTCTTGCTTCTTTTTGGATTGTCAGCCTTGGTTCAGG TGTCAGTGCAGGGTCCACACCAGCGGTATCTGCTGAAGGAATTATTGAAGGACTACAACCGCATGGAGCGGCCAGTGGCCAATGACTCTCTTCCCCTCACCGTTAATTTCTCAATGATCCTCGCACAGATTATGGATGTG GATGAGAAGAATCAGGTCCTCACTACCAATTTATGGCTTCAGATG CACTGGTATGATCACTATCTCCAGTGGAACCAGTCAGAGTATCCTGGGGTCAAGAATCTGAGATTCACCACTGACCAGGtctggacacctgacattcttCTCTATAACAG TGCGCATGACAAGTTTGATTCCACCTTCAAGACCAACGTTCTGGTCAACTCCAGTGGCTTCTGCCAGTATCTCCCACCTG GGATCTTCATGAGCACGTGCAATGTGGATGTGCGCTGGTTCCCCTTTGACATCCAAAGATGTGAGCTGAAGTTTGGCTCGTGGACCTTTGATGGCTGGTCGCTGGACCTGCAGATGAGTGAGGCTGACACCTCTGGGTACATGCCCAATGGAGAATGGGACCTGGTCG GAGTTCCAGGAAATCGGAATGTGGTGTACTACGAGTGCTGTAAGGAGCCGTACCTGGACGTGACGTTCATCGTGACCATCAGGCGCCGCACGCTGTACTACGCCCTCAACCTCCTGATCCCCTGCGTGCTCCTGTCCTCCATGACGCtgctcatcttcctcctccctgccaACTCCGGAGAGAAGATCTCTCTGG GCATCACTGTGCTCCTCTCGCTCACTGTGTTCATGCTGCTGGTGGCGGAGATTATGCCGGCCACGTCAGACTCCATACCCCTGATAG GTCAGTACTTTGCCAGCACCATGATCATCGTGGGCATGTCCGTGGTGGCCACAGTCGTGGTGCTGCAGTACCATCATCACGACCCTAATGGAGGAAACATGCCTAAATGG GTGCAGCTGGTTCTGCTCCACTGGGTGGCCTGGTTCCTGCGGATGAAGCGtcccggagagagaggggagcccagccacaccccctgtgccccccaccTGCGCCGCTGCTCCTCAGGCTCCCAAAACAGGAGCCTCCCCAACCCCACCGACCGCTCCCTGCACTCGCAGAACCTCACGCCCCTGAAAGCGGGCCTGTCCTACCTGGGCCACACCCACAACTCCCTGCCTCACCTGCACGCTCAGACCAGcgccaacaacaacagcaacctGCTCTACATCGGCTTCCCGAGCCTGGAAGACCCGCCCCTCATCGCTGACCACGCCCACAGGACCAGTACCATCAGCCGGAAGGGCGGGTCCGGCGGACTGGCCGGAagtccccccccgcccagccccaaCCTGGACGCCATGGGCTGCTCCAGCACGGTGTCCAGCGGCTTCGGCCCGGCGGTGGGGGGCGGGTACCTGGGGGCGTCCCACCCCGGTTTGGGTGACCCCCAGCTGCAGGCCATCCTGGAGGAGGTGCGCTTCATGGCGGACCGCTTCCGGGAGCAGGACGAGAGCGGCGTGATGGCGGACCAGTGGAAGTTTGCGGCGGCCGTCATCGACCGGCTCTGCCTCGTGGCCTTCAGCGTCTTCAACATCATCTGCACCATCTCCATCCTCATGTCCGCCCCAAACTTTGTGGAGGCCATGTCCAAGGACTTCATCTGA
- the LOC118224959 gene encoding CHRNA7-FAM7A fusion protein-like isoform X2: protein MHWYDHYLQWNQSEYPGVKNLRFTTDQVWTPDILLYNSAHDKFDSTFKTNVLVNSSGFCQYLPPGIFMSTCNVDVRWFPFDIQRCELKFGSWTFDGWSLDLQMSEADTSGYMPNGEWDLVGVPGNRNVVYYECCKEPYLDVTFIVTIRRRTLYYALNLLIPCVLLSSMTLLIFLLPANSGEKISLGITVLLSLTVFMLLVAEIMPATSDSIPLIGQYFASTMIIVGMSVVATVVVLQYHHHDPNGGNMPKWVQLVLLHWVAWFLRMKRPGERGEPSHTPCAPHLRRCSSGSQNRSLPNPTDRSLHSQNLTPLKAGLSYLGHTHNSLPHLHAQTSANNNSNLLYIGFPSLEDPPLIADHAHRTSTISRKGGSGGLAGSPPPPSPNLDAMGCSSTVSSGFGPAVGGGYLGASHPGLGDPQLQAILEEVRFMADRFREQDESGVMADQWKFAAAVIDRLCLVAFSVFNIICTISILMSAPNFVEAMSKDFI, encoded by the exons ATG CACTGGTATGATCACTATCTCCAGTGGAACCAGTCAGAGTATCCTGGGGTCAAGAATCTGAGATTCACCACTGACCAGGtctggacacctgacattcttCTCTATAACAG TGCGCATGACAAGTTTGATTCCACCTTCAAGACCAACGTTCTGGTCAACTCCAGTGGCTTCTGCCAGTATCTCCCACCTG GGATCTTCATGAGCACGTGCAATGTGGATGTGCGCTGGTTCCCCTTTGACATCCAAAGATGTGAGCTGAAGTTTGGCTCGTGGACCTTTGATGGCTGGTCGCTGGACCTGCAGATGAGTGAGGCTGACACCTCTGGGTACATGCCCAATGGAGAATGGGACCTGGTCG GAGTTCCAGGAAATCGGAATGTGGTGTACTACGAGTGCTGTAAGGAGCCGTACCTGGACGTGACGTTCATCGTGACCATCAGGCGCCGCACGCTGTACTACGCCCTCAACCTCCTGATCCCCTGCGTGCTCCTGTCCTCCATGACGCtgctcatcttcctcctccctgccaACTCCGGAGAGAAGATCTCTCTGG GCATCACTGTGCTCCTCTCGCTCACTGTGTTCATGCTGCTGGTGGCGGAGATTATGCCGGCCACGTCAGACTCCATACCCCTGATAG GTCAGTACTTTGCCAGCACCATGATCATCGTGGGCATGTCCGTGGTGGCCACAGTCGTGGTGCTGCAGTACCATCATCACGACCCTAATGGAGGAAACATGCCTAAATGG GTGCAGCTGGTTCTGCTCCACTGGGTGGCCTGGTTCCTGCGGATGAAGCGtcccggagagagaggggagcccagccacaccccctgtgccccccaccTGCGCCGCTGCTCCTCAGGCTCCCAAAACAGGAGCCTCCCCAACCCCACCGACCGCTCCCTGCACTCGCAGAACCTCACGCCCCTGAAAGCGGGCCTGTCCTACCTGGGCCACACCCACAACTCCCTGCCTCACCTGCACGCTCAGACCAGcgccaacaacaacagcaacctGCTCTACATCGGCTTCCCGAGCCTGGAAGACCCGCCCCTCATCGCTGACCACGCCCACAGGACCAGTACCATCAGCCGGAAGGGCGGGTCCGGCGGACTGGCCGGAagtccccccccgcccagccccaaCCTGGACGCCATGGGCTGCTCCAGCACGGTGTCCAGCGGCTTCGGCCCGGCGGTGGGGGGCGGGTACCTGGGGGCGTCCCACCCCGGTTTGGGTGACCCCCAGCTGCAGGCCATCCTGGAGGAGGTGCGCTTCATGGCGGACCGCTTCCGGGAGCAGGACGAGAGCGGCGTGATGGCGGACCAGTGGAAGTTTGCGGCGGCCGTCATCGACCGGCTCTGCCTCGTGGCCTTCAGCGTCTTCAACATCATCTGCACCATCTCCATCCTCATGTCCGCCCCAAACTTTGTGGAGGCCATGTCCAAGGACTTCATCTGA